One Chiloscyllium plagiosum isolate BGI_BamShark_2017 unplaced genomic scaffold, ASM401019v2 scaf_93990, whole genome shotgun sequence genomic window, AGGGGTCAGGGGGTTTAGCTCCCTGTGTCCCTGGGTGGCTGGGTGGCTGTATTCCCGGTGGGAGCTGGAAGGTGACGGTACTGTGCTTCCCGTTTACAGACGAGGGAGCTGTGGTGATGGAGGTGGATCACGATAAGCAGCTCGTTTACACAGAGACGCTGTCTCTGGAGCATCACGACCCTGACCTGGTGCTGTCAGCAATGCAGCCAACAGAGGAACACATCGCAAACCGACTCACCT contains:
- the LOC122544983 gene encoding ankyrin repeat domain-containing protein 13D-like, producing the protein MTWQRGRRSYIFKGEDEGAVVMEVDHDKQLVYTETLSLEHHDPDLVLSAMQPTEEHIANRLTSPIVSTHLDTKHIAFER